In Prunus dulcis chromosome 2, ALMONDv2, whole genome shotgun sequence, a single genomic region encodes these proteins:
- the LOC117618748 gene encoding R3H domain-containing protein 2-like gives MEGSVVEDLGAPESWEVAGLDEAMNRLMLSSNKDSKPQDLNDVSPLVSSASDASDKFSEDALNQVDQFLREALQNPRERLSILRMEQDVEKFIRDPIQQQLEFQQLPTSYLRLAAHRVAQHYSLQSMVLLDNNLPDGSGSRIIVRKTSECRLPQIRLADIPVSLPSEDGGVTKVAIKQRPQKRSQTANNANSNSAKANSSKTVEERKEEYNRARARIFNSSINMSGSSSGKSESEPRMQDTPQHVPLVMPKVEDKSSVSDLHSGRGLIESSTSSSRTARSRPEKEPVGRYKPNNRVAIFRDREIDRKDPDYDRSYDRYMQRFDPGFGFTGGPYTIQPMYTPALNYNTEFPQLGAAHRPQISTEHQPRPLPQHLPGPWVAPSVPAGIGYGHPENIITPFNANHVGARSTSGIYLHSSQYPCQRPGMPFLHPHEHIHQPFSQSHQQQPDASFGLARPR, from the exons ATGGAGGGCTCTGTGGTGGAGGATCTCGGAGCCCCAGAGTCATGGGAGGTCGCCGGTTTGGACGAGGCCATGAACCGCCTTATGCTTTCCTCCAACAAAGACTCCAAGCCCCAAGACCTCAACGATGTCTCGCCTTTGGTTTCCTCGGCTTCTGATGCTTCTGATAAGTTTTCCGAGGATGCCCTCAATCAAGTCGACCAATTCCTTCGCGAGGCCTTGCAAAACCCTAGAGAGCGCCTGTCAA TTTTACGGATGGAGCAAGATGTTGAGAAGTTTATCCGTGATCCTATTCAGCAGCAGCTAGAGTTTCAGCAGTTGCCCACTTCTTATTTACGATTGGCTGCACACCGTGTGGCTCAGCATTATTCACTTCAGTCAATGGTTTTATTAGATAATAATTTACCTGATGGCTCTGGTTCCAGAATTATTGTCCGTAAAACTTCTGAGTGTCGACTCCCTCAGATTCGCCTTGCAGACATACCTGTTAGTTTACCATCAGAAGATGGTGGTGTTACTAAGGTTGCAATAAAACAGAGGCCACAGAAACGGTCACAGACTGCCAACAATGCAAATTCAAATTCGGCAAAAGCAAACAGTTCCAAAACTGTTGAAGAACGGAAAGAAGAGTATAACAGGGCTCGCGCACGAATATTTAATTCAAGTATTAATATGAGTGGCAGTTCAAGTGGGAAATCAGAAAGTGAACCAAGAATGCAGGATACTCCACAACATGTTCCCTTGGTGATGCCAAAGGTGGAAGATAAGTCAAGTGTTTCTGATTTACATTCTGGTAGGGGTTTAATTGAGTCCTCAACAAGTAGCAGTAGAACAGCTAGAAGTAGGCCAGAGAAGGAGCCAGTTGGGCGGTACAAACCAAATAATAGGGTAGCTATATTTAGGGATCGTGAGATTGATCGGAAGGACCCTGATTATGACCGGAGCTATGACAG gTACATGCAAAGATTCGATCCTGGGTTTGGATTCACTGGTGGACCGTATACCATCCAGCCTATGTATACACCTGCATTGAACTACAACACCGAATTTCCTCAACTTGGTGCTGCTCATAGGCCTCAGATTTCTACTGAACATCAGCCTCGGCCTCTTCCACAACACTTACCTGGGCCTTGGGTTGCACCATCAGTCCCTGCAGGAATTGGTTATGGTCATCCAGAGAATATAATCACACCATTTAATGCGAATCATGTTGGTGCGCGATCTACATCTGGCATATATCTGCATTCATCCCAGTATCCTTGTCAGCGCCCTGGAATGCCCTTTCTCCATCCTCATGAACACATTCACCAACCTTTTTCACAG TCTCATCAACAGCAACCTGATGCAAGTTTTGGGTTAGCCCGGCCCCGGTGA